One part of the Anaeromyxobacter sp. Fw109-5 genome encodes these proteins:
- a CDS encoding MXAN_5187 family protein, with translation MNRLKLWLFALVVVAAAGVAVYLHTRTLREDALEAVDARLAAAAEQIVAAKNGLAHDAAAAAALVARDPSLAPAFAGAEPLAAAGRGRRARVAPETSVDPAAEDTAAERAGRAALAAAERALGFRLPDGTLVLTATRETLERRETAAGGAAPLLRAAVEGASPRGYVRVGGDVRYAAAAPVGEGRGLVVLAPVDAAFARGIAAAVDVAVLVSAPDAKPVFTGSVPVADRPALVEAAKVSGVTASAGRLGPVDLGTASVKLPRAPLLGGAAPAFRVHAVALEGVKGAVVIAAAPTAPGLAPIAVLQWQAIAGLAVALVLAALFGLLVRAAEPAPMLPEPLVSAATRIAKGEFAARVPELAGQLGTVAAALNRAAEAASAAPAAPAPPAEDMFARAARPAEADPSAFEFPPRPAAGAAATAEGAAGDAVLPAPPAPEPERPAVIVPPPPAAQEPVAAPAELLQAAAQAVPPDAADDDEQAHWRQVFSDFLRTRGECGEASGGLTFERFAQKLASNKSALVAKYGCRTVRFQVYVKEGKAALKATPVR, from the coding sequence ATGAACCGGCTCAAGCTCTGGCTCTTCGCGCTCGTCGTCGTCGCGGCCGCGGGCGTGGCGGTGTACCTCCACACCCGCACGCTCCGGGAGGATGCGCTCGAGGCCGTGGACGCCCGGCTCGCGGCCGCTGCGGAGCAGATCGTGGCCGCGAAGAACGGCCTCGCGCACGACGCCGCGGCCGCCGCAGCGCTCGTGGCGCGCGATCCGTCGCTGGCGCCCGCGTTCGCGGGGGCCGAGCCCCTCGCGGCCGCCGGCCGCGGGCGCCGCGCGCGCGTCGCCCCGGAGACGTCGGTGGACCCCGCCGCCGAGGACACGGCGGCGGAGCGCGCGGGCCGTGCGGCGCTCGCCGCGGCGGAGCGCGCGCTCGGCTTCCGCCTGCCGGATGGCACCCTGGTCCTGACCGCCACGCGCGAGACGCTCGAGCGTCGCGAGACGGCGGCCGGCGGCGCCGCTCCGCTCCTCCGCGCCGCGGTGGAGGGCGCGTCGCCGCGCGGCTACGTCCGCGTGGGCGGCGACGTCCGGTACGCGGCCGCGGCACCGGTCGGCGAGGGCCGCGGGCTGGTCGTGCTCGCGCCCGTCGACGCCGCCTTCGCGCGCGGCATCGCCGCGGCGGTGGACGTGGCGGTGCTGGTGTCCGCGCCGGACGCGAAGCCGGTCTTCACGGGGAGCGTCCCGGTCGCGGATCGGCCCGCCCTCGTCGAGGCGGCCAAAGTCTCCGGCGTGACCGCGAGCGCGGGTCGGCTGGGCCCGGTGGACCTCGGGACCGCGTCCGTGAAGCTCCCCAGGGCGCCGCTCCTCGGCGGCGCCGCCCCCGCGTTCCGCGTCCACGCGGTCGCGCTCGAGGGCGTGAAGGGCGCGGTGGTGATCGCCGCCGCTCCGACCGCTCCGGGCCTCGCGCCGATCGCCGTGCTGCAGTGGCAGGCCATCGCGGGGCTCGCCGTGGCGCTCGTGCTCGCCGCGCTCTTCGGCCTGCTGGTGCGGGCCGCCGAGCCCGCGCCGATGCTGCCCGAGCCGCTCGTCTCCGCCGCCACGCGCATCGCCAAGGGCGAGTTCGCCGCGCGCGTCCCGGAGCTCGCCGGACAGCTCGGGACGGTGGCCGCCGCGCTCAACCGCGCCGCGGAGGCGGCCTCCGCCGCGCCCGCCGCGCCGGCGCCGCCCGCGGAGGACATGTTCGCGCGCGCCGCGCGTCCCGCGGAGGCGGACCCCTCCGCGTTCGAGTTCCCGCCGCGGCCGGCGGCTGGCGCGGCCGCGACCGCGGAGGGCGCCGCCGGGGACGCCGTGCTGCCGGCGCCGCCCGCGCCGGAGCCGGAGCGGCCGGCGGTGATCGTCCCGCCGCCGCCCGCCGCCCAGGAGCCGGTCGCGGCGCCCGCCGAGCTGCTGCAGGCGGCGGCCCAGGCCGTCCCGCCCGACGCGGCGGACGACGACGAGCAGGCCCACTGGCGCCAGGTCTTCTCCGACTTCCTGCGGACCCGCGGCGAATGCGGCGAGGCCTCCGGCGGACTCACCTTCGAGCGCTTCGCGCAGAAGCTGGCCTCGAACAAGTCGGCCCTCGTCGCGAAGTACGGGTGCCGGACGGTTCGCTTCCAGGTGTACGTGAAGGAAGGCAAGGCGGCCCTCAAGGCTACCCCCGTCCGCTGA
- a CDS encoding pyridoxal phosphate-dependent aminotransferase has translation MGLSSRTAWDLSANALAARVDALRASGRPHLDLAESNPTRVGLAWDPAELAAVLADRRVATYEPTPVGLPEAREAVAEYLAARGAPVDAGRILLTASTSEAYALLFKLLCDPGDEVLVPAPAYPLLDLLADLEAVRLVRYPLRDEGGWHLDLAALEAAIGPRTRAVLVVSPSNPTGAVHDAAELAALDRLCAANDLALLGDEVFADTALGPCPSVVAGRREALAFHLAGLSKICGLPQLKAAWIAAAGPEARVGPALARLEVVADAYLSVSGPAQLALAPLLARRERFLAPLRARLAANRATLADLRDAPVGALPSAGGWTAVLRIGQTVDEEALCLALLDDGVVVQPGFFYDFERPGHLVISLLPQPHELAQGIGRVIARCASGDFASPSG, from the coding sequence GTGGGGCTCTCCTCCCGCACCGCCTGGGACCTCTCGGCCAACGCGCTCGCGGCGCGGGTCGACGCGCTCCGCGCGAGCGGCCGGCCTCACCTGGATCTCGCCGAGTCGAACCCCACCCGCGTCGGGCTCGCCTGGGATCCGGCCGAGCTCGCCGCCGTGCTGGCCGACCGGCGCGTCGCGACGTACGAGCCGACGCCGGTGGGCCTCCCCGAGGCGCGCGAGGCGGTCGCGGAGTACCTCGCCGCGCGGGGCGCGCCGGTGGACGCCGGCCGCATCCTCCTGACCGCCTCGACGAGCGAGGCCTACGCGCTCCTCTTCAAGCTCCTCTGCGATCCCGGCGACGAGGTGCTCGTACCCGCCCCGGCGTATCCGCTCCTCGACCTCCTGGCCGATCTCGAGGCGGTCCGGCTGGTGCGCTACCCGCTGCGCGACGAGGGCGGATGGCACCTCGACCTCGCCGCCCTGGAGGCGGCGATCGGCCCGCGCACGCGCGCGGTGCTGGTGGTCTCGCCCTCGAACCCGACCGGCGCCGTGCACGACGCGGCGGAGCTCGCCGCGCTGGACCGGCTCTGCGCCGCGAACGACCTCGCGCTCCTCGGCGACGAGGTGTTCGCGGACACGGCCCTCGGCCCCTGCCCGAGCGTCGTCGCGGGCCGCCGCGAGGCGCTCGCCTTCCACCTGGCGGGCCTGTCCAAGATCTGCGGCCTCCCGCAGCTCAAGGCGGCCTGGATCGCCGCCGCCGGCCCGGAGGCGCGGGTCGGTCCGGCGCTCGCGCGGCTCGAGGTCGTCGCCGACGCCTACCTCTCGGTCTCCGGCCCGGCGCAGCTCGCGCTCGCGCCGCTCCTCGCGCGCCGCGAGCGCTTCCTCGCGCCGCTGCGCGCCCGCCTCGCCGCGAACCGGGCCACCTTGGCGGACCTCCGCGACGCGCCGGTGGGCGCGCTGCCGTCCGCGGGCGGGTGGACGGCGGTGCTCCGCATCGGACAGACCGTGGACGAGGAGGCGCTCTGCCTCGCGCTCCTCGACGACGGCGTCGTGGTGCAGCCCGGGTTCTTCTACGACTTCGAGCGGCCGGGTCACCTCGTCATCTCGCTGCTGCCCCAGCCCCACGAGCTCGCCCAGGGGATCGGACGCGTGATCGCCCGCTGCGCGAGCGGGGATTTCGCCAGTCCTTCCGGGTGA
- a CDS encoding S46 family peptidase: MKRLAVALALIAPLAAAADEGMWTYDAFPADKVEKKYGFRPSDAWLENARLSSARLAGGCSASFVSEDGLVMTNHHCAHECIEQLSTAQKDFVKSGFYAKTLPDEVKCPTVEVNQLVQITDVTQRIRAATKGLEGEAYHKALQGEMAKAEKECQTSDELRCDVVTLYQGGVYDLYKYRRFQDVRLVFAPEFAIAFFGGDPDNFMFPRYDLDVAFLRVYQGGKPAKMKNFFRWSAKGAEAGELTLVSGHPGGTDRGLTTAQLAMQRDVVLPDRLQSLAELRGLLTGYQLLGPEQKRTSNALLFYVENGYKALRGRHLALQDRAFFRSLVESEETLKAQLAKAPAGKDALAAFDAIAQAQQRLLQIRDEYNALEGGFRNSTLFGMARDLVRGAVERPKPNPDRLREFRESNLPALTQELFSQAPIYPEFEALLLGHSLTKIRERLGTDHPTVKKLLGKESPQEVAKRVVEGTKLRDVAVRKRLWEGGEAAVKGANDPLLALAAAVDADARAIRRTFEDEVDSVVKKNHERIAEARFAVQGRTNYPDATFTLRLSYGAVEGWLEKGTPVEPFTVFAGAYERHTGRDPYALPESWLTAKERLDLRTRFNFVTTNDIIGGNSGSPMINEKAEIVGLVFDGNIHSLGGDYGFDPAVNRTVAVHSDAIVEALTKIYGAERVVQELRPAASKGGKPSGRARR; this comes from the coding sequence ATGAAGAGACTGGCCGTCGCGCTCGCCCTGATCGCGCCGCTCGCCGCGGCGGCGGACGAGGGCATGTGGACGTATGACGCCTTCCCCGCCGACAAGGTCGAGAAGAAGTACGGGTTCCGGCCCAGCGACGCCTGGCTCGAGAACGCGCGGCTCTCCTCGGCGCGGCTCGCTGGCGGCTGCTCGGCGAGCTTCGTCTCCGAGGACGGCCTCGTGATGACGAACCACCACTGCGCGCACGAATGCATCGAGCAGCTCTCGACCGCGCAGAAGGACTTCGTGAAGAGCGGCTTCTACGCGAAGACGCTCCCCGACGAGGTGAAGTGCCCGACGGTGGAGGTGAACCAGCTCGTCCAGATCACCGACGTCACGCAGCGCATCCGCGCCGCGACGAAGGGGCTCGAGGGCGAGGCCTACCACAAGGCGCTGCAGGGCGAGATGGCAAAGGCGGAGAAGGAGTGCCAGACCTCCGACGAGCTCCGCTGCGACGTCGTGACCCTGTACCAGGGCGGCGTGTACGACCTGTACAAGTACCGGCGCTTCCAGGACGTCCGCCTCGTGTTCGCCCCGGAGTTCGCCATCGCCTTCTTCGGCGGCGACCCCGACAACTTCATGTTCCCGCGCTACGACCTCGACGTCGCGTTCCTGCGCGTGTACCAGGGCGGCAAGCCGGCCAAGATGAAGAACTTCTTCCGCTGGTCCGCGAAGGGCGCCGAGGCGGGAGAGCTGACGCTCGTCTCTGGCCACCCGGGCGGCACGGATCGCGGGCTCACCACGGCGCAGCTCGCCATGCAGCGCGACGTGGTGCTGCCCGACCGGCTGCAGAGCCTCGCCGAGCTGCGCGGCCTGCTCACCGGGTATCAGCTGCTCGGCCCCGAGCAGAAGCGCACCTCGAACGCGCTCCTGTTCTACGTGGAGAACGGCTACAAGGCGCTGCGCGGGCGGCACCTGGCGCTCCAGGATCGCGCCTTCTTCCGCTCCCTCGTGGAGAGCGAGGAGACGCTGAAGGCGCAGCTCGCGAAGGCCCCGGCGGGCAAGGACGCGCTCGCCGCGTTCGACGCCATCGCCCAGGCGCAGCAGCGGCTGCTCCAGATCCGCGACGAGTACAACGCGCTCGAGGGCGGCTTCCGCAACAGCACGCTGTTCGGGATGGCGCGCGACCTCGTCCGCGGCGCGGTCGAGCGGCCGAAGCCCAACCCGGATCGCCTGCGCGAGTTCCGCGAGTCCAACCTGCCGGCGCTCACGCAGGAGCTCTTCAGCCAGGCGCCCATCTACCCCGAGTTCGAGGCGCTGCTGCTCGGCCACTCGCTCACGAAGATCCGCGAGCGGCTCGGCACGGACCACCCCACCGTGAAGAAGCTCCTCGGCAAGGAGTCGCCGCAGGAGGTCGCGAAGCGCGTGGTCGAAGGGACGAAGCTCCGGGACGTCGCCGTCCGCAAGCGGCTCTGGGAGGGCGGCGAGGCGGCCGTGAAGGGCGCGAACGACCCGCTCCTCGCCCTCGCCGCGGCGGTGGACGCGGACGCGCGCGCCATCCGCCGCACGTTCGAGGACGAGGTGGACTCGGTCGTGAAGAAGAACCACGAGCGCATCGCCGAGGCGCGCTTCGCGGTGCAGGGCCGGACGAACTACCCGGACGCGACGTTCACGCTGCGGCTGTCCTACGGCGCGGTCGAGGGCTGGCTCGAGAAGGGCACGCCGGTCGAGCCCTTCACCGTGTTCGCGGGCGCGTACGAGCGGCACACCGGGCGCGATCCCTACGCCCTGCCGGAGAGCTGGCTCACCGCCAAGGAACGGCTCGACCTCCGGACGCGGTTCAACTTCGTGACCACCAACGACATCATCGGCGGGAACTCCGGGTCCCCCATGATCAACGAGAAGGCCGAGATCGTGGGCCTCGTCTTCGACGGCAACATCCACTCGCTGGGCGGCGACTACGGCTTCGACCCGGCGGTGAACCGCACCGTGGCGGTCCACTCCGACGCCATCGTCGAGGCGCTCACCAAGATCTACGGCGCCGAGCGCGTCGTGCAGGAGCTGCGGCCCGCCGCGAGCAAGGGCGGCAAGCCGTCGGGCCGCGCGCGCCGCTAG
- a CDS encoding NCS2 family permease codes for MSPNPQPAATAGALDRFFGLTARGTTVRREILAGATTFVTMAYILFVNPEILHGAAGGPRMFGPLLTSTALVGAVATIAMGLASNLPLALASGMGLNAVVAFQLAGAMKLSYAQAMGVIVAEGLVITALVATGLRQAVVRAVPMALKRAIGIGIGLFLAIIGFKNAGFVSAGGGLLTLGEHGRLTGFPVLLFVLTLLFTAWLVAKNVRGALLIGIGVSTAVAVSAKAAFGGAGFGPQVANVPASFIAMPDFSLVGTVDFSFVAVLGVVPAALAVFSIMLSDFFDTVGTVVAVGQEAKYLDEDGNFPRPSAVLLVDSLAAIAGGAAGASSATTYVESASGAAAGGRTGLTSVVTGALFALCLFISPLAGVVPPHATGAILVLVGFMMMREVGAIAWDDPTEAIPAFLTLSVMPFTYSITNGIGAGFVSFVVLKALRGRGREIHPLMAGSAIAFVLYFAIGG; via the coding sequence ATGAGCCCCAACCCTCAGCCGGCGGCCACGGCCGGCGCCCTGGATCGCTTCTTCGGCCTCACCGCGCGCGGCACCACCGTCCGCCGCGAGATCCTGGCCGGCGCCACGACGTTCGTGACGATGGCGTACATCCTGTTCGTCAACCCCGAGATCCTGCACGGCGCCGCCGGGGGGCCCCGGATGTTCGGGCCGCTGCTGACCTCCACCGCGCTCGTCGGGGCGGTGGCGACCATCGCCATGGGGCTCGCCTCGAACCTGCCGCTCGCGCTCGCCTCCGGCATGGGGCTCAACGCGGTGGTCGCCTTCCAGCTCGCGGGCGCGATGAAGCTCTCCTACGCGCAGGCCATGGGCGTCATCGTGGCCGAGGGCCTCGTCATCACCGCGCTCGTGGCGACGGGGCTGCGCCAGGCGGTGGTGCGGGCGGTGCCCATGGCGCTGAAGCGCGCCATCGGCATCGGCATCGGCCTCTTCCTCGCGATCATCGGCTTCAAGAACGCCGGGTTCGTGTCCGCGGGCGGCGGGCTGCTGACCCTGGGCGAGCACGGCCGGCTCACCGGGTTCCCCGTCCTGCTCTTCGTGCTCACGCTCCTCTTCACCGCGTGGCTCGTGGCGAAGAACGTCCGCGGCGCGCTCCTCATCGGCATCGGGGTGTCCACCGCCGTCGCGGTGAGCGCGAAGGCGGCGTTCGGCGGCGCCGGGTTCGGGCCGCAGGTCGCGAACGTCCCGGCCTCGTTCATCGCGATGCCCGACTTCTCGCTGGTGGGCACCGTGGACTTCTCCTTCGTCGCCGTGCTCGGCGTGGTGCCCGCCGCCCTGGCGGTGTTCTCGATCATGCTGTCCGACTTCTTCGACACGGTCGGCACGGTGGTCGCGGTCGGGCAGGAGGCGAAGTACCTCGACGAGGACGGCAACTTCCCCCGCCCGAGCGCGGTCCTGCTCGTGGACTCGCTCGCCGCGATCGCGGGCGGCGCCGCGGGGGCCTCGTCGGCCACGACCTACGTCGAGAGCGCCTCCGGCGCCGCCGCGGGGGGCCGCACCGGCCTCACCTCGGTGGTGACCGGGGCCCTCTTCGCGCTCTGCCTCTTCATCTCGCCGCTCGCGGGCGTGGTCCCGCCGCACGCGACGGGCGCGATCCTCGTCCTGGTCGGCTTCATGATGATGCGCGAGGTCGGCGCCATCGCGTGGGACGACCCCACCGAGGCGATCCCGGCGTTCCTCACGCTGAGCGTGATGCCGTTCACCTACTCGATCACGAACGGCATCGGGGCGGGCTTCGTCTCCTTCGTCGTGCTGAAGGCGCTCCGCGGCCGCGGCCGCGAGATCCACCCGCTCATGGCGGGGTCGGCGATCGCCTTCGTGCTCTACTTCGCGATCGGCGGGTAG
- the nadA gene encoding quinolinate synthase NadA, translating to MTLPVFPIHDPVASPEAGSDLPAGDVRELEDEIRALAKEKDAVILAHNYQLPEIQKIADHVGDSLQLAITGKKVPQSTIVFCGVHFMAESAKVLAPEKRVLLPNLSAGCSLADSITPESLEDWKERYPDHAVVTYVNSTAEVKALSDICCTSANAASVVRSLPQQKILFTPDRNLGDWVKGKVPEKEIVVYDGCCPVHDVLRSANVNRVKDAKPDAVVIAHPECRADVIEIADEVCSTTAMLTAVERHPQARTFIVATEHGIVYQLKKRWPDREFIVADGCIGCRMHCPYMKMIDLVMVRDALRRGKHEIHVPQDVAEGARRALERMIAVPRDA from the coding sequence ATGACCCTCCCTGTCTTCCCCATCCACGACCCCGTCGCGAGCCCGGAGGCCGGCAGCGACCTTCCCGCCGGCGACGTGCGCGAGCTCGAGGACGAGATCCGCGCGCTGGCGAAGGAGAAGGACGCGGTCATCCTCGCCCACAACTACCAGCTCCCAGAGATCCAGAAGATCGCCGACCACGTCGGCGACTCCCTGCAGCTCGCGATCACCGGGAAGAAGGTCCCCCAGTCCACCATCGTCTTCTGCGGCGTGCACTTCATGGCGGAGTCGGCGAAGGTGCTCGCGCCGGAGAAGCGGGTGCTCCTCCCCAACCTCTCCGCCGGCTGCTCGCTCGCGGACTCGATCACGCCCGAGTCGCTCGAGGACTGGAAGGAGCGCTACCCGGACCACGCGGTGGTCACCTACGTGAACTCCACCGCCGAGGTGAAGGCGCTCTCCGACATCTGCTGCACCAGCGCCAATGCGGCCTCGGTGGTCCGCTCCCTGCCGCAGCAGAAGATCCTGTTCACGCCGGACCGGAACCTCGGCGACTGGGTGAAGGGGAAGGTGCCCGAGAAGGAGATCGTCGTCTACGACGGCTGCTGCCCCGTGCACGACGTGCTGCGCTCCGCGAACGTGAACCGCGTCAAGGACGCGAAGCCCGACGCGGTGGTGATCGCGCACCCCGAGTGCCGCGCCGACGTGATCGAGATCGCCGACGAGGTCTGCTCGACCACCGCCATGCTCACCGCGGTCGAGCGGCACCCGCAGGCCCGCACCTTCATCGTCGCGACCGAGCACGGCATCGTCTACCAGCTGAAGAAGCGCTGGCCCGACAGGGAGTTCATCGTCGCGGACGGCTGCATCGGCTGTCGCATGCACTGTCCGTACATGAAGATGATCGACCTCGTCATGGTCCGCGACGCGCTCCGCCGCGGCAAGCACGAGATCCACGTCCCCCAGGACGTGGCCGAGGGGGCGCGGCGCGCGCTGGAGCGGATGATCGCGGTACCGAGGGACGCCTGA
- a CDS encoding class I SAM-dependent methyltransferase has product MKLAVTTPLRPSPAEEAAARAAAARHALPFTPRGHRSLEAARAEAGADALLVLSARHAALVVDGEERRWSPGMGALRAKRGAGSGPPDPFLAATGIGPGDAVLDCTLGLGADALVAAVAAGPRGRVVGLEASPALAAWVAEGLARHPDPAARRVEVRAAEHRAALAALPPRSFDVVVFDPMFRHARAEPGGFDLVRRLAQASPLAAEALRDARRVARRWVVVKDGAPGWDLARLGLVPLPSARGAHRYYARVPPA; this is encoded by the coding sequence ATGAAGCTCGCCGTCACCACCCCGCTCCGCCCCTCCCCCGCCGAGGAGGCCGCCGCCCGCGCGGCCGCGGCGCGCCACGCGCTGCCGTTCACGCCGCGCGGCCACCGCTCGCTCGAGGCGGCGCGCGCGGAGGCGGGGGCCGACGCGCTGCTCGTGCTGTCGGCGCGCCACGCCGCGCTCGTGGTGGACGGGGAGGAGCGGCGCTGGTCGCCGGGCATGGGGGCGCTCAGGGCGAAGCGCGGCGCGGGCTCCGGCCCGCCCGACCCTTTCCTCGCCGCCACCGGGATCGGCCCCGGCGACGCGGTCCTGGACTGCACCCTCGGGCTCGGCGCGGACGCGCTGGTCGCCGCGGTCGCGGCGGGCCCGCGCGGCCGCGTCGTCGGGCTGGAGGCCTCCCCCGCGCTCGCCGCGTGGGTGGCGGAGGGGCTCGCCCGGCACCCCGACCCCGCCGCGCGTCGGGTGGAGGTGCGCGCGGCGGAGCACCGGGCCGCGCTCGCGGCGCTCCCGCCCCGCAGCTTCGACGTGGTGGTGTTCGACCCGATGTTCCGCCACGCCCGCGCCGAGCCCGGCGGCTTCGATCTCGTCCGCCGGCTGGCCCAGGCGAGCCCGCTCGCGGCCGAGGCGCTGCGGGACGCCCGCCGCGTGGCGCGACGCTGGGTGGTCGTGAAGGACGGCGCGCCGGGCTGGGATCTCGCGCGCCTCGGCCTCGTGCCGCTGCCGAGCGCGCGCGGCGCCCACCGGTACTACGCGCGCGTCCCGCCGGCGTGA
- the btsR gene encoding two-component system response regulator BtsR produces the protein MMMRALIVDDELLPREELALLLKATGEFVVVGEAEDGVEALAAIRRERPDVVFLDVRMPGVSGFDLLSMIEDEVMPQVVFVTAHDEFAIRAFDEDAVDYLLKPVSPERLARTVERLKQRSAPSGRPPFASAPITRVPCAGKRTIKLVNVTDVEIVKSTISGVYVVSGQGEFGTELTLQVLEERAGLLRCHKQYLVNAAAIDEVSLGDGSNATIRTRSGHTVPISRRHLSRVRELLGF, from the coding sequence ATGATGATGCGCGCGCTGATCGTGGACGACGAGCTGCTCCCGCGCGAGGAGCTGGCGCTGCTGCTGAAGGCGACGGGGGAGTTCGTGGTGGTGGGGGAGGCCGAGGACGGGGTGGAGGCCCTCGCGGCGATCCGGCGCGAGCGTCCCGACGTCGTGTTCCTCGACGTCAGGATGCCAGGCGTGAGCGGGTTCGACCTCCTCTCGATGATCGAGGACGAGGTGATGCCGCAGGTGGTGTTCGTGACCGCGCACGACGAGTTCGCGATCCGCGCCTTCGACGAGGACGCGGTCGACTACCTGCTGAAGCCGGTGTCCCCCGAGCGCCTCGCCCGGACGGTCGAGCGGCTGAAGCAGCGCTCCGCGCCGTCCGGCCGCCCGCCGTTCGCGAGCGCCCCCATCACGCGCGTCCCGTGCGCGGGCAAGCGCACCATCAAGCTGGTCAACGTGACGGACGTCGAGATCGTCAAGTCGACGATCTCCGGCGTGTACGTGGTGAGCGGTCAGGGCGAGTTTGGCACCGAGCTGACGCTGCAGGTGCTGGAGGAGCGCGCCGGGCTCCTGCGGTGCCACAAGCAGTACCTGGTGAACGCCGCGGCCATCGACGAGGTCTCCCTCGGCGACGGCTCGAACGCGACCATCCGCACCCGCTCGGGACACACGGTCCCGATCAGCCGCCGCCACCTCTCCCGCGTCCGCGAGCTGCTGGGGTTCTGA
- a CDS encoding LytS/YhcK type 5TM receptor domain-containing protein — protein MRLLVQLVEALSVFLVIFYLYCRSPAFRPLRAEWPRPRGKVRLYLVFTGIAVLGNYLGIPVLDGEAIVNTRAVGATLAGLLGGPLLGLLVGATAGVHRVTALGGAAALAGAVATTLEGLLGGLVHVALRRRPERLMTRAVAFATTFAGEILHMGIVLLLTRPFGQAVEVVRVIGLPMILANPVGAALFMAVLNERQREHDRVAAASSARALKVAERTLGLMARGFGPELAKELADIVKEETGVGAVGVTDTERVLAWAGLGGDHHAPGGPIMSPFTRQSISANAVTFADGVHQSYDCRISPECPLNSVIVVPLQIDGAVVGTVQLFEPRDRRFLNMNRTLGEGIGALLSSQLLVTRYQEQKNLLLQAELKLVHAQVNPHFLFNALTTIMAVTRRDAPRARELLSHLSNFFRKNLKRSGELSTLREELEHVGSYLEIEKARFQHRLVVETDVDASLLDMRLPTFTLQPLIENAIKHGVSAAVGAGTARIRAYRRDGAAVIEIEDDAGAYAERPGGDGLGMKIVDRRIKQLLGPEYGVSVACVPDELTRVTVLLPVEGVRR, from the coding sequence ATGCGTCTGCTGGTCCAGCTCGTCGAGGCGCTCTCCGTCTTCCTCGTCATCTTCTACCTGTACTGCCGGTCGCCCGCGTTCCGGCCGCTCAGGGCCGAGTGGCCGCGGCCGCGCGGGAAGGTGCGCCTCTACCTCGTGTTCACCGGCATCGCGGTGCTGGGGAACTACCTCGGGATCCCGGTGCTCGACGGCGAGGCGATCGTCAACACGCGAGCCGTGGGCGCGACGCTGGCCGGGCTCCTGGGCGGGCCGCTCCTCGGGCTCCTCGTCGGCGCGACCGCGGGCGTCCACCGCGTGACGGCGCTGGGCGGCGCCGCCGCGCTCGCGGGGGCGGTGGCGACCACGCTGGAGGGGCTCCTGGGCGGCCTCGTGCACGTCGCGCTGCGGCGCAGGCCGGAGCGCCTCATGACGCGCGCGGTCGCGTTCGCGACGACCTTCGCGGGCGAGATCCTGCACATGGGCATCGTGCTCCTCCTCACGCGTCCCTTCGGTCAGGCGGTGGAGGTCGTGCGAGTGATCGGGCTGCCGATGATCCTCGCGAACCCCGTGGGCGCCGCCCTCTTCATGGCGGTGCTCAACGAGCGCCAGCGAGAGCACGATCGCGTCGCGGCCGCGTCCTCGGCGCGCGCCCTGAAGGTGGCGGAGCGGACGCTCGGGCTCATGGCGCGCGGCTTCGGCCCGGAGCTCGCGAAGGAGCTGGCCGACATCGTGAAGGAGGAGACGGGCGTCGGGGCGGTCGGCGTGACCGACACGGAGCGGGTCCTGGCGTGGGCGGGCCTCGGCGGCGACCACCACGCCCCCGGCGGCCCGATCATGTCGCCCTTCACGCGTCAGTCGATCTCGGCCAACGCGGTGACGTTCGCGGACGGCGTCCACCAGTCGTACGACTGCCGCATCTCGCCGGAGTGCCCGCTCAACTCGGTGATCGTGGTGCCGCTGCAGATCGACGGCGCCGTCGTCGGGACGGTGCAGCTGTTCGAGCCGCGCGACCGTCGCTTCCTCAACATGAACCGGACCCTCGGCGAGGGCATCGGCGCGCTCCTGTCGAGCCAGCTCCTCGTCACGCGCTACCAGGAGCAGAAGAACCTGCTGCTCCAGGCGGAGCTGAAGCTCGTGCACGCTCAGGTGAACCCGCACTTCCTGTTCAACGCGCTCACCACCATCATGGCGGTGACGCGGCGGGACGCGCCGCGCGCCCGCGAGCTGCTGAGCCACCTCTCGAACTTCTTCCGGAAGAACCTGAAGCGGAGCGGTGAGCTGTCGACGCTCAGGGAGGAGCTGGAGCACGTCGGCTCGTACCTCGAGATCGAGAAGGCCCGCTTCCAGCACCGGCTCGTGGTGGAGACCGACGTGGACGCGTCCCTGCTCGACATGAGGCTGCCGACCTTCACGCTCCAGCCGCTCATCGAGAATGCCATCAAGCACGGGGTCTCCGCGGCGGTCGGGGCGGGCACGGCGCGGATCCGGGCGTACCGGCGGGACGGCGCGGCGGTGATCGAGATCGAGGACGACGCCGGGGCCTACGCCGAGCGCCCCGGCGGCGACGGGCTCGGGATGAAGATCGTCGACCGGCGGATCAAGCAGCTGCTCGGGCCCGAATACGGCGTGAGCGTCGCGTGCGTCCCCGACGAGCTGACCCGCGTGACGGTCCTCCTGCCGGTCGAGGGGGTGCGCCGATGA